One part of the Helicobacter cetorum MIT 99-5656 genome encodes these proteins:
- the nuoL gene encoding NADH-quinone oxidoreductase subunit L yields the protein MQYSSLLAVVLFLPLIGAVYAGLFGAKAKALHVGIFNSLCVLVSLVGAVFLFIQVWHNQSYEKYLFDWIAVGNFSVGFSLMLDNINAVMIVVVTLVSFLVHVYSIGYMEHDAGFNRYFSYLSGFVFSMLVLVLSDNFLGLFIGWEGVGLCSYLLIGFWYHKESANNASIEAFVMNRITDLGMLMGIILIYWNFGTLQYKEVFNALNSVDSQMLFYISVLLFIGAMGKSAQFPMHTWLANAMEGPTPVSALIHAATMVTAGVYLVIRANPLYSAVFEVGYFIACLGAFVALFGASMALVNKDLKRIVAYSTLSQLGYMFVAAGLGAYWVALFHLFTHAFFKSLLFLGSGNVMHAMEDNLDITKMGALYKPMRATAIFMIIGSVALCGIYPFAGYFSKDKILEVAFGMHHHILWFVLLIGAIFTAFYSFRLIMLVFFAPKQHTIHHPHEAKNFMLLSMLPLGILAVIAGFFEEPFFHFISKVIPNSYDEYPVPFMLLVGITTIAVLLSIAFAIYKYKQGINSNKEGGFLYKLLLNQYYIPQLYNAIARAFLLLATFLHSVIELRIIDSIVDRIGRSVFVVGRLFRASQDGNLTSMLRFMVAGVLILLVFVAVFGR from the coding sequence ATGCAGTATTCTTCTTTGTTAGCAGTCGTATTGTTTTTGCCTTTAATAGGTGCGGTTTATGCGGGGCTGTTTGGGGCTAAAGCTAAAGCGTTGCATGTAGGCATTTTTAATTCTTTATGCGTGCTTGTTTCTTTGGTGGGTGCTGTTTTTCTTTTTATTCAAGTGTGGCACAACCAAAGCTATGAAAAGTATTTGTTTGACTGGATTGCTGTAGGAAATTTTAGTGTCGGCTTTTCCCTTATGCTAGATAATATCAATGCTGTAATGATTGTAGTCGTTACTTTAGTCTCTTTCTTAGTGCATGTGTATTCTATAGGCTATATGGAGCATGACGCAGGGTTTAACCGCTATTTTTCTTATCTTTCTGGCTTTGTGTTTTCTATGCTTGTTTTAGTTTTGAGCGATAATTTCTTAGGGCTTTTCATTGGCTGGGAAGGGGTTGGATTATGCTCTTACTTACTCATTGGCTTTTGGTATCACAAAGAAAGTGCAAATAACGCTTCTATTGAAGCCTTTGTGATGAATAGAATCACGGATTTAGGCATGCTTATGGGTATTATTTTGATTTATTGGAATTTTGGCACCCTTCAATATAAGGAAGTCTTTAATGCCCTTAATAGCGTGGATTCTCAAATGCTCTTTTACATTAGCGTGTTGCTCTTTATTGGTGCTATGGGTAAGAGTGCGCAATTTCCTATGCACACATGGTTAGCAAACGCTATGGAAGGACCTACCCCAGTATCTGCTCTCATTCATGCAGCGACTATGGTAACCGCTGGAGTGTATCTAGTCATTAGAGCAAACCCCTTGTATAGTGCTGTCTTTGAAGTGGGTTATTTCATTGCATGCTTAGGGGCATTTGTAGCCCTCTTTGGCGCAAGCATGGCTTTAGTCAATAAGGACTTAAAACGCATTGTGGCTTACTCCACGCTTTCTCAATTAGGCTATATGTTTGTTGCAGCAGGTCTTGGGGCTTACTGGGTCGCTCTCTTTCATCTCTTTACGCATGCGTTTTTCAAATCGCTTCTTTTCTTAGGCTCAGGAAATGTTATGCATGCCATGGAAGACAATTTGGATATTACCAAAATGGGAGCTCTATACAAGCCTATGAGAGCTACAGCTATCTTTATGATTATAGGCTCAGTAGCGTTATGTGGTATTTATCCTTTTGCAGGATATTTTTCTAAGGATAAGATTTTAGAAGTAGCTTTTGGAATGCACCATCACATTTTATGGTTTGTGCTTTTGATTGGAGCAATTTTTACCGCCTTTTATAGTTTTAGGTTAATTATGCTAGTATTTTTCGCACCCAAACAACACACAATCCATCACCCCCATGAGGCTAAGAATTTCATGCTTTTAAGCATGTTACCCTTAGGGATTTTAGCTGTTATTGCTGGGTTTTTTGAAGAGCCATTTTTCCATTTTATCTCAAAAGTTATTCCTAATTCTTATGATGAATATCCTGTGCCTTTTATGTTATTAGTAGGAATTACCACTATCGCTGTTTTATTGAGTATTGCGTTTGCGATTTACAAATACAAGCAAGGTATAAACTCTAACAAAGAAGGGGGTTTCTTGTATAAGCTTCTTTTAAATCAATACTACATTCCACAACTCTACAATGCCATAGCAAGGGCTTTTCTTTTGCTCGCGACATTCCTACACTCTGTCATAGAGTTGAGAATAATTGATTCTATTGTGGATAGAATAGGCAGAAGCGTTTTTGTGGTGGGGCGTTTATTTAGAGCTAGTCAAGACGGGAATTTAACTTCTATGCTACGCTTTATGGTGGCTGGAGTTTTAATTTTGCTTGTGTTTGTGGCTGTTTTTGGGAGATAG
- a CDS encoding NADH-quinone oxidoreductase subunit M — protein MQYLQTHLLSVVIFFPMLSAILAFFMSAQASRAYAIVIALIELLLALLLWHGFDTQAVGMQFEETKELIYQIGVNYHVGVDGITLFLLLLNAIVVLLSVIYVKEHRKDFAICLLLLEGILMGVFSSLNMIFFYAFWEVSLLPVLYLIGRFGRNNKVYSGMKFFLYTFLASLLMLLGILYIGYDYANHYGMMSFDILDWYQLSFSSEIRIWLFLAFLVGIAVKIPLFPLHTWLPYAYSNAPTLGSVMLSALLSKMGTYALLRFLLPLFPELSEIYLTPIAILALCMIVYGGFVAYAQKDLKTLIAYSSLSHMGVVVLGIFAFNVEGISGAVFMMFAHGVVAMGLFMLAGILEERTKSLEIARFGAVAKSAPIFATFFMVVLMANVGMPLSIGFVGEFLSLLGFFAARPILAIIAGTSIILSAIYMLTSYKNVFFGTLKTGNNQVSVFEDLNAREVGILSVILALILALGIYPKVFLKPIEQGTKGLLETMQTRLAPLVGSSDIKIKEVSYVNR, from the coding sequence ATGCAATATTTACAAACACATCTTTTAAGTGTGGTGATTTTTTTTCCTATGCTGAGTGCTATCTTAGCGTTTTTTATGAGTGCACAAGCTAGTAGGGCGTATGCAATTGTCATTGCTTTAATTGAGCTATTATTGGCCTTATTGCTATGGCATGGGTTTGACACTCAAGCTGTAGGCATGCAATTTGAAGAAACCAAAGAGCTTATTTATCAAATCGGTGTGAATTATCATGTAGGTGTTGATGGTATCACGCTCTTTTTGTTACTCTTAAACGCTATTGTTGTGCTGTTGTCTGTGATTTATGTCAAAGAACATCGTAAAGACTTTGCCATTTGCCTTTTGCTTTTAGAAGGGATTTTAATGGGCGTGTTCTCTTCTCTAAACATGATATTTTTCTATGCTTTTTGGGAAGTTTCGCTCTTGCCTGTTTTGTATTTAATCGGGCGTTTTGGCCGCAACAATAAAGTCTATTCAGGCATGAAATTTTTCCTTTACACTTTTTTAGCGTCATTACTCATGCTTTTAGGCATTTTATATATCGGGTATGACTACGCTAACCACTATGGCATGATGAGCTTTGATATTTTAGACTGGTATCAATTAAGTTTTTCTAGCGAGATTAGAATATGGCTCTTTTTAGCTTTCTTGGTAGGAATTGCCGTTAAAATTCCGCTCTTTCCTTTACATACTTGGCTACCCTATGCCTATTCTAATGCTCCTACTTTAGGCTCTGTCATGCTCTCAGCCTTGCTTTCTAAAATGGGAACTTACGCCTTGTTACGCTTCTTACTTCCGCTTTTTCCTGAGCTTTCAGAAATTTATTTAACGCCGATAGCCATTTTAGCACTGTGCATGATTGTTTATGGGGGCTTTGTAGCTTACGCTCAAAAAGATTTGAAAACTCTCATCGCTTACAGCTCACTCTCACATATGGGCGTGGTGGTGCTGGGGATTTTTGCTTTCAATGTTGAGGGCATTTCTGGGGCGGTGTTTATGATGTTTGCTCATGGCGTTGTAGCCATGGGGTTATTTATGCTCGCTGGCATTTTAGAAGAACGCACCAAGAGTTTAGAAATCGCTCGCTTTGGGGCTGTTGCAAAATCCGCCCCTATTTTTGCGACCTTTTTTATGGTGGTCTTAATGGCTAATGTGGGTATGCCCTTAAGCATCGGTTTTGTAGGGGAGTTTTTGAGCTTGCTAGGATTTTTTGCTGCACGCCCCATTCTTGCTATCATCGCTGGCACAAGCATTATTCTATCAGCGATTTATATGCTCACTTCATACAAAAATGTGTTCTTTGGCACTTTAAAAACAGGGAACAATCAAGTGAGTGTGTTTGAAGATTTGAATGCTCGTGAGGTGGGGATTTTAAGCGTTATTTTGGCTCTCATTCTAGCGTTAGGGATTTATCCTAAAGTGTTTTTAAAACCCATTGAGCAAGGCACTAAAGGGCTTTTAGAAACCATGCAAACTCGCTTAGCTCCTTTAGTAGGCTCATCAGACATCAAGATAAAAGAGGTCTCTTATGTTAATAGATAG
- the nuoN gene encoding NADH-quinone oxidoreductase subunit NuoN yields the protein MLIDSIHISFDSFSFQSILPMLVLVCGGIFTLLINAFTSKFSRNLNVFLCMLFLALDFLVILGFEAQESAFFGFLSLDTLSLVSQSIILISAFLLIFLALSKERFNEFQTAEFYPLYLFIVAGFQFMVSSNHLLLILIGLETASLPICVLMALSDKRFGLEAGIKYFTMGAMASAFFAIGAMAFYLLTGSLNLEVITLYLHNEGITHPMLFAMGVVFLIGAIGFKVSLVPFHTWMPDVYEGNNPVFASYISIVPKIAGFVVATRIFGVFMETHIAWVENIFYALILITITIPNFIALWQEDVKRMLAYSSISHSGFALACVFIHTEESQSAMFVYWFMFAFTYIGAFGILWLLKSREKTWNERYDHPYSKFNGLIKTHPLIAILSAVLVFGLAGIPPFSVFWGKFLAVESALEKHHVLLAVVMLVNSAVAVFYYFRWLVAMFFNKPMQAQGYAQSDIYTQNATMPIYAVIIAMALVCSLSIFIMQGLLEFVA from the coding sequence ATGTTAATAGATAGTATCCATATCTCTTTTGATAGCTTTAGTTTTCAGAGCATTTTACCCATGCTTGTTTTAGTGTGTGGGGGAATTTTTACGCTCTTAATCAACGCATTCACTTCAAAATTTTCACGCAATTTGAATGTGTTTTTATGCATGCTCTTTTTAGCCCTAGATTTCTTAGTGATTCTAGGTTTTGAAGCACAAGAGAGTGCATTCTTTGGGTTTTTAAGCTTGGACACTCTCTCGCTAGTTTCACAAAGCATTATCCTCATTTCAGCCTTTTTGCTCATCTTCTTAGCCCTTTCTAAAGAACGCTTTAATGAATTTCAAACGGCTGAATTTTATCCCCTGTATTTATTCATTGTGGCTGGCTTTCAGTTTATGGTCTCAAGCAATCATTTGCTCTTAATCCTTATTGGATTAGAAACAGCGTCCTTACCCATTTGTGTTTTAATGGCATTGAGCGACAAACGCTTTGGCTTAGAAGCGGGGATTAAGTATTTCACTATGGGAGCTATGGCGAGTGCGTTTTTTGCTATAGGAGCTATGGCTTTTTATCTTTTAACAGGCAGTTTGAATCTTGAAGTCATTACCCTATACCTACACAATGAGGGCATCACGCACCCTATGCTCTTTGCTATGGGCGTTGTCTTTCTCATTGGAGCGATTGGCTTTAAGGTCTCTTTAGTGCCTTTCCACACTTGGATGCCTGATGTGTATGAAGGCAATAACCCTGTTTTTGCAAGCTACATCTCCATTGTGCCTAAAATCGCTGGTTTTGTCGTAGCCACTCGCATTTTTGGGGTGTTTATGGAAACCCATATTGCTTGGGTAGAAAATATTTTTTACGCTCTCATTCTTATCACTATTACCATTCCAAATTTTATCGCTCTATGGCAAGAAGATGTTAAAAGAATGCTTGCTTATAGCTCTATCTCGCATTCTGGGTTTGCTCTAGCTTGTGTGTTTATCCACACTGAAGAAAGTCAGAGTGCCATGTTTGTTTATTGGTTTATGTTTGCATTCACTTACATTGGAGCTTTTGGAATTTTATGGCTGTTAAAAAGTAGAGAAAAGACTTGGAATGAACGCTATGACCACCCCTACTCTAAATTTAATGGTCTCATTAAAACGCACCCCTTAATAGCTATTTTGAGTGCTGTATTAGTTTTTGGATTAGCTGGCATTCCGCCTTTTAGTGTGTTTTGGGGAAAATTTTTAGCCGTTGAAAGCGCGTTGGAGAAACACCATGTTCTTTTGGCGGTTGTTATGCTAGTCAATAGTGCTGTCGCTGTGTTTTATTACTTCCGCTGGCTAGTGGCTATGTTTTTTAACAAACCCATGCAAGCTCAAGGCTATGCACAAAGCGATATTTACACTCAAAATGCTACCATGCCCATTTATGCTGTTATTATTGCTATGGCACTTGTGTGTTCGCTCTCTATCTTTATTATGCAAGGACTCTTAGAATTTGTGGCTTAA
- a CDS encoding tetratricopeptide repeat protein codes for MWLKSKIIGSLLIGASLFTHSLNALSLTLTQGKEDGQDFSVLTLRHNKAFSCFYASDKSRDGIRASLVITHAKHPVECVIDSIPNEGFTPLENAFFNIAYSMQQGRFVLRIKPKVMRRLTLFSFARDYKNEVPLFQENDSKAKMWQIIGYDQSIPFLKNPHANTKKGLNFPITIRNAQTPMIQELDIDSKPLLTTKRYDLNAYLEAKKQIDSQAYFDALRTISRIFKNYPQTIFKKDLYLLEIIALGKLGIKKPLLIDIGTKWIKSYPTDPNIPEVLYYVAKALDETNHYKQAIRHYKRILLEYKHSRYAPLAQMHLAIEAADASDFSGAITLFKEAFSNAKDKESASEVALNWAEVEIMHQNFKNAKYLIDKVINANPNYISTHSKLALELLNLLKKDQMNESAIKIAKLLINQDDDLKAKEQALYDLGALYARIKDFKNAHLYNLQYLQAHAELERASIVKARDEKALFSMEGNTQEKIAHYDKIIHSFPNSKEALKATELKAQLLFDEKRYAEVLSMQKDLPKDFPLIQKTLNTLSKEKLDNNNCKQALAYLAQVKNFDLDKNQEIKAFDCLYFASLHQKAQVIALNALKAAKTPSEKLPWLYRLGRNYYRLGDFKNSTFASKDALTLAQSLNKKEFYNIAFILFATYMQNNEKNLALEIYAFLEKHFKDDKRMILVYFKLLENEKDPKSIKIYATTLLKLQDTYKDYSYTPFAQFALIEAYRTTKDYLKALEVLEKLLTHKLSVENHQKALYLQSSLLDLSNQKAKSKESLEKCVQLKQKDKTNPWQSLCEQGLDLFKNKEQ; via the coding sequence TTGTGGCTTAAGTCAAAAATCATTGGCTCTCTTTTGATAGGTGCGAGCCTGTTTACACATTCTCTTAACGCCTTGAGCCTTACGCTCACACAAGGTAAAGAAGATGGGCAAGATTTTTCTGTCTTAACCTTACGCCACAATAAAGCGTTTTCTTGTTTTTATGCGAGCGATAAATCTCGTGATGGCATTAGAGCATCTCTAGTTATCACGCACGCAAAACACCCTGTAGAATGCGTTATAGACTCCATTCCTAATGAAGGCTTTACCCCCCTAGAAAATGCCTTTTTCAATATTGCTTACTCCATGCAACAGGGGCGATTTGTCTTACGCATCAAGCCAAAAGTTATGCGAAGACTCACTCTCTTTTCCTTTGCTAGAGATTATAAAAATGAAGTGCCACTTTTTCAGGAAAACGACTCCAAAGCTAAAATGTGGCAAATTATAGGCTATGACCAAAGCATTCCTTTTTTAAAAAACCCCCATGCTAATACTAAAAAGGGCTTGAATTTTCCTATCACAATCCGCAACGCTCAAACCCCTATGATTCAAGAACTGGATATTGATAGTAAGCCCTTATTAACAACCAAAAGATACGATTTAAACGCCTATTTAGAAGCTAAAAAACAAATTGACTCGCAAGCCTATTTTGATGCCCTACGCACTATTAGCCGCATTTTTAAAAACTACCCCCAAACGATTTTTAAAAAAGATTTGTATCTGTTAGAAATTATCGCTCTAGGGAAGTTAGGCATTAAAAAACCCTTGCTGATAGATATTGGCACTAAGTGGATTAAGAGCTATCCCACTGACCCAAATATCCCTGAAGTGCTGTATTATGTGGCTAAAGCCTTAGATGAAACCAACCATTACAAACAAGCTATCCGCCATTACAAACGCATTCTCTTAGAATACAAGCACTCTCGCTATGCCCCCTTAGCTCAAATGCATTTAGCCATTGAGGCAGCTGATGCATCTGATTTTAGTGGGGCTATTACGCTGTTTAAAGAAGCTTTTTCTAACGCTAAGGACAAAGAGAGTGCAAGTGAAGTCGCTCTCAATTGGGCTGAAGTAGAAATCATGCATCAAAATTTTAAAAACGCCAAGTATCTCATTGACAAGGTTATCAACGCCAATCCAAATTACATTTCTACGCATAGCAAATTAGCCTTAGAATTACTCAATTTATTAAAAAAAGACCAAATGAATGAGAGTGCCATTAAAATCGCTAAACTACTCATCAATCAAGATGATGATTTAAAGGCTAAAGAGCAAGCGCTCTATGATTTAGGGGCGTTGTATGCAAGGATTAAAGACTTTAAAAACGCCCATCTTTATAACCTACAATATTTGCAAGCCCATGCGGAACTAGAGCGAGCTTCTATTGTTAAGGCACGAGATGAAAAAGCCCTTTTTTCTATGGAAGGAAACACGCAAGAAAAAATCGCTCATTATGATAAAATCATTCATAGTTTTCCTAACTCCAAAGAAGCCTTGAAGGCTACTGAATTAAAAGCTCAATTACTCTTTGATGAAAAACGCTATGCCGAAGTCTTAAGCATGCAAAAGGATTTACCTAAAGATTTTCCTTTGATTCAAAAAACGCTCAACACCCTTTCTAAAGAAAAATTAGATAACAATAATTGCAAACAAGCTTTAGCGTATTTAGCGCAAGTTAAAAATTTTGACCTAGACAAAAACCAAGAAATTAAAGCCTTTGATTGCTTATATTTCGCATCATTACACCAAAAAGCTCAAGTCATCGCTTTAAACGCCTTAAAAGCCGCCAAAACCCCCAGCGAAAAATTGCCATGGCTTTATCGTTTAGGGCGTAATTATTATCGCTTAGGGGATTTTAAAAATTCCACCTTTGCTTCCAAAGATGCCTTGACTCTGGCTCAAAGCTTGAATAAAAAAGAATTTTACAATATCGCTTTTATCTTATTTGCAACTTATATGCAAAACAATGAAAAAAATTTAGCTTTAGAGATTTATGCGTTTTTAGAAAAGCATTTCAAAGACGATAAGCGTATGATATTAGTCTATTTTAAATTATTAGAGAATGAAAAAGACCCCAAAAGTATCAAAATCTATGCCACGACCTTACTCAAACTACAAGACACCTACAAGGACTATTCTTACACGCCTTTTGCACAATTTGCCCTAATAGAGGCATATAGAACCACCAAAGACTATCTCAAAGCCTTAGAAGTGCTAGAAAAACTTTTAACTCACAAACTTTCTGTAGAAAATCATCAAAAAGCTTTGTATTTACAATCTAGTTTATTAGATTTAAGTAATCAAAAAGCAAAGTCTAAAGAGAGCCTAGAAAAATGCGTTCAGTTAAAACAAAAAGATAAAACAAACCCATGGCAAAGCTTGTGCGAGCAAGGTTTAGATTTATTTAAAAATAAGGAGCAATAA
- a CDS encoding phosphomannomutase/phosphoglucomutase, translated as MDTNIFREYDIRGIYPKTLDENIAFSIGVELGKIMQQYSKGVFVGYDARVHGKNLFEALSAGLQQEGLKVYDLGLIPTPVAYFATFNEIDSIQCPNSIMITGSHNPKEYNGFKITINNNPFYGKDIQALKDTLLNATQNATYKIKPLKEMPLKVNALEAYHNYLINNFKHLKDFKHKIALDFGNGVGALGLVPILKALNIDFDSLYSEPDGNFPNHHPDPSETKNLQDLKAHMQENAISIGFAFDGDADRIAMLGANHIYAGDELAILFAKHLYNQGITPFVIGEVKCSQVMYDTINSFGKTLMYKTGHSNLKVKLKETTAHFAAEMSGHIFFKERYFGYDDALYACLRALELMLKEDPSDLKNFIKNLPYSYTTPEEKIFVSEEEKFEIIQNLQNKLQNVPDNFPKIKEIISIDGVRVVFEHGFGLIRASNTTPCLVTRFEGKDEKTALEYKKALLGLLDG; from the coding sequence ATGGATACAAATATTTTTAGAGAATATGACATTAGGGGCATTTATCCAAAAACTTTAGATGAAAATATCGCTTTTAGTATCGGCGTAGAGTTAGGAAAAATCATGCAACAATATAGCAAGGGCGTATTTGTGGGCTATGATGCAAGGGTGCATGGAAAAAACCTTTTTGAAGCTTTGAGTGCAGGATTACAACAAGAGGGTTTAAAAGTGTATGATTTGGGGCTTATTCCTACACCGGTGGCGTATTTTGCGACCTTTAATGAGATAGATAGCATTCAATGCCCTAACTCCATTATGATAACTGGCTCTCATAACCCTAAGGAATATAACGGCTTTAAAATCACAATCAATAACAACCCTTTTTATGGCAAGGATATTCAAGCTTTAAAAGACACGCTTTTAAATGCCACACAAAACGCCACATATAAAATTAAACCCCTAAAAGAAATGCCTTTAAAAGTCAATGCCCTAGAAGCTTATCACAACTATTTAATCAACAATTTTAAGCATTTAAAAGATTTCAAGCACAAAATTGCCCTAGATTTTGGTAATGGCGTGGGAGCGTTAGGCTTAGTGCCTATTTTAAAAGCTTTAAACATTGATTTTGATAGTCTTTATAGTGAGCCTGATGGCAATTTTCCTAACCACCACCCAGACCCAAGCGAGACTAAGAATTTACAAGACTTGAAGGCACATATGCAAGAAAATGCTATTTCTATAGGCTTTGCTTTTGATGGCGATGCGGATAGGATTGCAATGCTAGGGGCTAATCATATTTATGCAGGCGATGAATTAGCCATATTATTTGCTAAGCACTTATACAATCAAGGCATTACCCCTTTTGTGATAGGTGAAGTCAAATGCTCTCAAGTGATGTATGACACTATCAATAGTTTTGGCAAGACGCTGATGTATAAAACCGGGCATAGCAATTTAAAAGTCAAGCTTAAAGAAACAACTGCGCATTTTGCAGCCGAGATGAGCGGGCATATCTTTTTTAAAGAGCGTTATTTTGGCTATGATGATGCCCTTTATGCGTGTTTAAGAGCCTTAGAATTAATGCTTAAAGAAGACCCAAGCGATTTAAAAAACTTCATTAAAAATCTCCCCTATTCTTACACCACGCCTGAAGAAAAAATCTTTGTGAGCGAAGAAGAAAAATTTGAAATCATTCAAAATTTACAAAACAAACTTCAAAATGTGCCAGATAACTTCCCTAAAATCAAAGAAATTATCAGTATTGATGGCGTGAGAGTGGTTTTTGAACATGGTTTTGGACTTATTCGTGCGAGTAACACCACCCCATGTCTAGTCACTCGCTTTGAAGGCAAAGATGAAAAAACGGCGTTAGAGTATAAAAAGGCGTTGTTAGGATTATTGGATGGGTAA
- a CDS encoding Panacea domain-containing protein: MKALDAAKFLVNLAIDNEKPMTNLKLQKMLYLAQAESNATLIEEDFQAWEYGPVVPSVYRNYRNGASRINSKDEEVEISDDNRNALEETYRKYGDKEPWDLSDATHAVASWIDNYDKDTKNKVIPKESIKNDREKLRELLCDKTLKKK, encoded by the coding sequence ATGAAAGCATTAGATGCGGCAAAATTTTTGGTTAACTTAGCGATAGACAATGAAAAACCCATGACTAATCTAAAATTACAAAAGATGTTGTATCTAGCTCAAGCAGAGAGCAATGCAACACTTATTGAAGAAGATTTTCAGGCGTGGGAGTATGGACCTGTTGTGCCAAGTGTTTATCGCAATTATCGTAATGGAGCTTCTAGAATTAATAGTAAAGATGAGGAAGTAGAAATATCTGATGACAATAGAAACGCTTTGGAAGAAACCTATAGAAAGTATGGGGACAAAGAGCCATGGGATTTATCAGATGCAACACATGCAGTTGCATCTTGGATTGATAATTACGATAAGGATACGAAAAATAAGGTAATTCCAAAAGAATCAATTAAAAACGATAGAGAAAAATTAAGGGAACTCTTATGCGACAAGACCTTAAAGAAAAAATAA
- a CDS encoding thiamine diphosphokinase → MQAVILANGEFPKSKKCLEILKNAPFLIACDGAVAPLHELKIEPSVVIGDLDSIDSRLKALYNPICVNEQNSNDLSKAFFYAHKWGYNDFIFLGLNGKREDHALANIFLLFEYFKFCKKLQAISDYGIFRVLETPFILPSFKGEQISLFSLDFESKFTSKNLKYPLKDLRLNTLFCGTLNEATHNFFSLYSTPKSVVLVYQKF, encoded by the coding sequence ATGCAAGCAGTGATTTTGGCTAATGGGGAGTTTCCTAAGTCAAAAAAATGCTTAGAAATTTTAAAAAACGCCCCTTTTTTAATTGCATGCGATGGGGCTGTTGCACCCTTGCATGAGTTAAAAATTGAACCAAGTGTAGTCATAGGCGATTTGGATAGCATTGATTCTCGTTTGAAGGCCTTGTATAACCCCATATGCGTGAATGAGCAAAATAGCAACGATTTATCCAAAGCCTTTTTTTACGCGCATAAATGGGGCTATAATGATTTTATTTTTTTAGGATTGAATGGTAAGCGAGAAGACCACGCCCTAGCGAACATTTTTTTATTGTTTGAGTATTTTAAATTTTGCAAGAAACTCCAAGCGATTAGTGATTATGGTATTTTTAGGGTGCTAGAAACCCCTTTTATTTTGCCTAGTTTTAAGGGAGAGCAAATTTCACTTTTTAGCTTGGATTTTGAGAGTAAATTCACTTCTAAAAATCTCAAATACCCTTTAAAAGATTTGCGTTTAAACACGCTATTTTGTGGAACGCTTAATGAAGCTACGCACAATTTTTTTAGCTTATATTCTACGCCTAAAAGCGTGGTGCTTGTGTATCAAAAGTTTTAA
- the pnuC gene encoding nicotinamide riboside transporter PnuC translates to MLITTQLSKRFYATLTLACMFLIAAHILVKGSFINLVAGLSGILYAFFAGERQTICFVFSFIYNLSYAYITYQWGLKAEVILCLFLYMPVAIYGLFSWKKTEQNNGTIKAKKLSWDLRFALILGIGVLTCLSALFFKQIKTNFLLAESFNFVVFIIAFILQVLRYMESYVLLTLGNVVSIIVWFCIFQISTETLTQLLTTILFLFIGMYYFKRWNKSCKQ, encoded by the coding sequence ATGCTAATAACCACTCAATTATCCAAACGATTTTATGCTACGCTCACTCTTGCTTGCATGTTTTTAATTGCCGCTCATATTCTTGTTAAAGGTTCGTTTATCAATCTAGTCGCAGGGCTTAGTGGGATTTTGTATGCGTTTTTTGCTGGAGAGAGACAAACAATTTGCTTTGTATTTAGTTTTATTTATAATTTGAGTTATGCTTACATCACTTATCAATGGGGGTTAAAAGCCGAAGTGATTTTATGCCTTTTTTTGTATATGCCTGTGGCGATTTATGGGTTATTTTCATGGAAAAAAACAGAGCAAAATAACGGCACTATCAAGGCTAAAAAACTTTCGTGGGATTTACGCTTTGCGCTGATTTTAGGCATAGGGGTTTTAACTTGTTTGAGCGCTTTGTTTTTCAAACAGATTAAAACGAATTTTTTGCTGGCAGAGAGTTTTAATTTTGTGGTATTTATTATTGCTTTTATTTTACAGGTTTTGCGTTATATGGAGAGTTATGTGCTATTGACTTTGGGTAATGTAGTGTCTATTATTGTGTGGTTTTGTATCTTTCAAATCTCTACAGAAACCCTAACGCAACTACTCACAACGATTTTGTTTCTTTTTATTGGCATGTATTATTTTAAGCGCTGGAATAAGTCATGCAAGCAGTGA